The following DNA comes from Nocardioides sp. JQ2195.
AGATCTCCACGTCCTGCTCGAAGCCGGCCTTGACAAAACCGCCCTGCTCACGGGCGATCGCCAGGGCGGCCTCGTTGTCGAGTCCCTCCGGAATCCTGACGATGATGCCGTACTGCAGCATGAACGAGTTCTCGTCGATCGGGTAGTGACAGTTGATCAGGGTCGTCTTCATGTCCATGTCGTCGAAGTGATAGGTCAAGTCGTCGATCATGAAGGAAGGGCCGTAGTAGGCAGCCACCGAGGTGTTTCCGCGCATCTGGGGCCGGTCGTCAGCCGAGATGGACACGTCCTCGCGAGCCAGTCCGTTCATGTGCTGGGCCGCGACGTGCCCTTCGAAGATGTTCTTGAAGTACGTCGGGAAGCTCTTGTGGACGTAGAAGAAGTGGGCCATGTCGACGTTGTTGTCGATCACTTCCCGGGCGTTCGTCTGGACCAGGGTCTCGTACCAGACCCAGTCGGTCCACCCGTCCTCCAGGGCACCCTCGATGCGGGGTGGAGCCTGCTCTTCGATCGGCGGGTTGCCCTCCGGGTCGTTCCAGACGAAGAGCATGCCGTCCTGCTCCATCGTCGGCCAGGTCGCGGTGCGGGCACGCAACGGCACCCGGCGGGCGTACGGAATGGCCTTGCAGCGACCGTCGCCACCCCAGCGCCAGTCGTGGAAGGGGCAGGCGACCTCGTTGCCCTTCACCGTGCCCTGGGACAGGTCACCGCCCATGTGGCGGCAGTAGGCGTCGAGAACGTTGACCTTCTCGTCCTCGCCCATGAACACGACCAGCTTCTGGCCGAACGCTTGGATCGAGTGCGGCTCACCGTCCCTGAAGTTCCGGGCCAGTCCCAGGCAGTGCCAACCCCGCGCGAACCGGGTTGGGGCGGCCTCGGCCTCGATGGAACGGATTTCGTCCTCGGAGATGGTCATGCTCGGATCCCTTCGCAGTTCGTTGATTGGCACCTGGGTGCAT
Coding sequences within:
- a CDS encoding Rieske 2Fe-2S domain-containing protein; the encoded protein is MTISEDEIRSIEAEAAPTRFARGWHCLGLARNFRDGEPHSIQAFGQKLVVFMGEDEKVNVLDAYCRHMGGDLSQGTVKGNEVACPFHDWRWGGDGRCKAIPYARRVPLRARTATWPTMEQDGMLFVWNDPEGNPPIEEQAPPRIEGALEDGWTDWVWYETLVQTNAREVIDNNVDMAHFFYVHKSFPTYFKNIFEGHVAAQHMNGLAREDVSISADDRPQMRGNTSVAAYYGPSFMIDDLTYHFDDMDMKTTLINCHYPIDENSFMLQYGIIVRIPEGLDNEAALAIAREQGGFVKAGFEQDVEIWKNKTRIDNPLLCEEDGPVYQLRRWYQQFYVDVADIEPEMTERFEFELDTTKPVEVWKKEVAENLAARGSAPANELV